The Natrinema caseinilyticum genomic sequence CCGGGTTGCGGGCAGCACGTATTTCTCGATTTGCTCGGTCGTTCCGTGTTCGACGATCGATTCGCAACCGAACGTGGCGGAGGTGACGCTTTCTGCGATACCCGGGTCGGCCCGATGGAGTTCCTCGTTGATGAGCAGTTCAGTTACCAGATCCATTCCGGCACCGCCGTGGGTTTCGTCGAACCCCGGAGCGAGCAGGTCGATGTCCGCGGCGTGCTCAATGATGTCGATCGGATACGTCCCGTTTTGCTCGTACTCGACGGCGACGGGCTCGATCTCCTCTTTCGCGAATCGCCGTACCTCTTGCTGGACAAACGCCTGCTCGTCACTCAATCGCATACCTATGGGAGTTCTCCGCATTCGTTTATACCTGTCGGTGTTCCGAACCGCGAAACCGCCGGTTCGGTGGAGACGGTCTGCTCTTCGAACCCGTCAACAGCGGGACCAATCGGTCTCTGATCGAGACGGGAAACGGTGGCGTCCTCGTGTTCTCGTCATCGCGGGTATCGTCGACGATCAAGTGGATCGGCTTCCACCGGCAGGGCTCGTCACCGTCCGGCCTCGGTGTCCAGGTTCCCGCGAATTCGAAGCGATTGCCCCACCATGGCCGAGAAAGCAGGAGCGCAGTCGTGACACGGACTCGAGAGGGATCGATGTGGCGTCTCCGGGAGAGATCTATAGAGATAAAAAATCAGTCAAATGCGAGTTTGTATGTGGAAATAAACATATATGGGGTCGGTCTCGTTCTCACTCCCTCGGTAGAGACACTCGAATTCTCTCGTTGCCGTGTCGTATCGACCCGCGGTTTTGCTTCCGATAGACGATGAGTAACCCCTCTTTCGATTCTGATCTATTCCGTATTCCTCCGCTATAAAACCACTAACACAATCTTTATTCCCACATAGTGGTGTGTTTGTTGGAAATTTTTGGTGATAGCGTCTCTATCGGTTCGGTGAGTGTCGGGGTTTGGTGGCGATCGAAGCCAATTGGTTTTCGCCGCGAGAACGATGAGCAGTTCGATCGGTGCGGGTGTAGTTATTTCACTGACCTATATCGAAGGCTATCTTTCCATTCGCAATATAGTGTCTTATTATGATAATATCTCCTTTCGACTCGGTCAGTCGACTTTCTCGAGATATCTCTTCGGCATCCGTCACCCGGCATCCGGCTGCCGTCTACTCTGTGGAGACCCGGCCCCGACAGGTGACGGCTCACAGATGTCCCGCGTTCGGAAAGTGGGACTCAGACCGCACACTCCAGGGAACGGGAAATCAACGGCGCCACGTCGACCGTCGACGAACGATAGCCAGCAGTCCGGTTGCGTACGGACTGCTCACCAGTGGACAGTCGCCTCGCATTCGAACCACCTGAAGACGGTCTCGCTCGCTTCGCTCTCGAGCGTGCGCCTTCCGTACTCCAAACTCGAGTCGGATACAAAACCGCGGCTCGCGGTGTTGCTCGCCGCAAAAGGATGGGCCAACTCGGATTTGAACCGAGAGCCTCCACCTTATCAGAGTGGCGCTCAACCTGATTGAGCTATTGGCCCGCTTCGCAATCAGTTGTTGCCGGGTGGTACGTTTAAACGTTTCTTTCTTCGAGGGCCGTGGGAACCGCTATCGGGCGAGGGGATCGTCGTCTCGCTCGTCGTCGGCGTCGTCCGTGCGCTCGTCCCCGAAGTCGATCGTGTACGACTCTTCGGCGTCCCCGTCGCGGACGCTGTAGTCGTCGGCACCGAGATCGTACGTGCCGCCGTCGGTCGATTCGGTGGCGCCGCCCTCCGCTCCTCCCTCGGGAAAGCCGACCGTCCAGACGGCCCCGCTCGCGAGTCCGCCGGTCTTCTTGTCGGCGTACGGAACGATCACGAACCGCTTGAGCGCGGCTCGGATCGGAATTCGCGTCAGCGGAACGGCGAGCAGAAACCCGATGACGTCGGTCACCAGACCGGGGGTGAGCAGGAAGGCTCCGGCGGCGATCAACAGCCCGCCGTCGAGCAGTTCGTTGGTCGGCGGCGTGCCCTGGGCCATCGACCGCTGCATCTTTCTGATCGTCCGCCGTCCCTCCGCTCGGACCAACAGCATTCCGACCAGTCCCGTCAGGACGACGAGCAGCACCATCCCGATCCAGCCGATGAAATCGAACTGGGTGACGATGACCGCCAGCAAGACGGCATCGAGAAACGGAATGAGCAACAGCGCGAAGATCCACCAGAGCATACCCCGACTAGGGCTCGAAGGTTGAAAATCCTTTACTCTCGTCCCACGACGGAGCCACCGCCCCCGCCTCGAGGTCGCACCGGTCGATACAGCGCGGGCCGGTGGTGGTCGCGTCCCTCTCGAGCGAACGAAGGGCTTACGCCCGGGACTCCCGACGATCAGATATGAACGATGTAACGCGCGTCGAGTGGCGCGAGTGGGGGCGGGCGGCCTTCGACGAAGCGTCGGCGGACGACGTCCCCGTCTTGCTCTCGCTGACTGCGACGTGGTGCGACCACTGCCACGAAATGGACGCAGAGACCTACGCGGAGCCTCGCATCGCGGCGAACGTCAACGATAGCTTCGTTCCGGTACGGGTCGACGTCGACCGCTACCCGCGCGTCCGAGATCGGTACAACATGGGTGGCTTCCCGTCGACGGTCTTTCTCGCGCCCGACGGACGGGTCCTGACCGGTGCTGGCTATCTCGGCCCCGACGGAATGCGCCAGGTACTCGACAGCGTCCGAACCATGTGGCAGACGAACGGCAGCGGGGCCGCACG encodes the following:
- a CDS encoding FxsA family protein — its product is MLWWIFALLLIPFLDAVLLAVIVTQFDFIGWIGMVLLVVLTGLVGMLLVRAEGRRTIRKMQRSMAQGTPPTNELLDGGLLIAAGAFLLTPGLVTDVIGFLLAVPLTRIPIRAALKRFVIVPYADKKTGGLASGAVWTVGFPEGGAEGGATESTDGGTYDLGADDYSVRDGDAEESYTIDFGDERTDDADDERDDDPLAR